A section of the Arthrobacter sp. Marseille-P9274 genome encodes:
- a CDS encoding NHL domain-containing thioredoxin family protein, translating into MTEAAEAAIRSNYRVRASELIGRNWLNTGGKQLGLEDLRGKIVLLDFWTFCCINCLHVLDELRPLEEKYKDVLVTVGVHSPKFEHEADPVALAAAVERYEIHHPVLDDPELDTWQAYTARAWPTLVVLDPEGYIVAHLSGEGHAGGIGSLVEELIAEHEAKGTLHRGDGPYVPAESTAGDLRFPGKIITLPDGVGSAGETFLVADTGHHRIVELAPDLATVLTTFGSGRKGWQDGAAEESEFNEPQGLALLPEDVRAQAGYDVVIADSVNHRLRGLTLATGAVVTVAGNGVQRLLDAENQRAAAATAEAGPGSVADEAGASEDLGEELAEALATASRLGNEPLKVSLSSPWDVLWSSALGKVVVAMAGVHQIFSFDPVSGELAVLAGTGLEGLQDGEANASWFAQSSGLAEDANGSIWIADSETSALRVLSFPESGHVQVTTAIGTGLFDFGFRDGDAAQARLQHPLGVTVLPDGSVAVADTYNGAVRRYDPATRTVSTLTRGLSEPSDVLVDASGVASGGEPLLIVVEANKHQLVRIPIPKDALTVDEGASQTQRPKTEVSAGPLALTVRFAAPKGQKLDDRWGDPTQLKISASPENLLVSGGGTSVGLVRELVLSPDIPEGVLHITARAAACDGEPGGEIPDHAACHLYQQDWGIPVVLGSGSGELTLDLRGLD; encoded by the coding sequence AGGACCTGCGCGGCAAAATCGTGCTGCTCGATTTCTGGACCTTCTGCTGCATTAACTGCCTCCACGTGCTGGACGAGCTGCGTCCGCTGGAGGAGAAGTACAAGGACGTCCTGGTCACGGTCGGTGTCCACTCGCCCAAGTTCGAGCACGAGGCCGATCCGGTGGCCCTGGCAGCGGCCGTGGAGCGCTACGAGATCCACCACCCCGTGCTGGACGATCCGGAGCTGGACACCTGGCAGGCCTACACCGCGCGGGCCTGGCCGACGCTGGTGGTCTTGGACCCGGAGGGCTACATCGTGGCGCATCTGTCCGGCGAGGGCCATGCCGGCGGCATCGGGTCCCTGGTCGAGGAGCTGATTGCCGAGCACGAGGCCAAGGGCACGCTGCACCGCGGCGACGGACCCTACGTGCCGGCAGAATCCACGGCGGGCGACCTGCGCTTCCCGGGCAAGATCATCACCCTGCCCGACGGCGTGGGCAGTGCGGGCGAAACCTTCCTCGTCGCCGATACCGGCCATCACCGCATCGTGGAGCTGGCGCCGGATCTGGCCACCGTCCTGACCACCTTCGGCTCCGGCCGGAAGGGCTGGCAGGACGGCGCGGCCGAAGAGTCCGAATTCAACGAGCCCCAGGGCCTGGCCCTGCTGCCGGAAGACGTCCGCGCCCAGGCGGGGTACGACGTCGTTATTGCCGATTCCGTGAACCACCGGCTGCGGGGACTCACCCTGGCGACCGGCGCCGTGGTGACGGTGGCCGGCAACGGCGTGCAGCGGCTGCTCGACGCGGAGAACCAGCGTGCAGCGGCCGCGACGGCGGAAGCCGGTCCCGGCTCCGTGGCGGATGAAGCCGGAGCGAGCGAAGACCTGGGCGAGGAGCTGGCCGAGGCGCTGGCGACGGCCTCGCGCCTGGGCAACGAGCCGCTGAAGGTCTCGCTCAGCTCGCCCTGGGACGTGCTGTGGTCCTCGGCGCTGGGCAAGGTCGTCGTGGCGATGGCCGGCGTGCACCAGATCTTCTCGTTCGACCCCGTCAGCGGCGAACTGGCCGTGCTGGCCGGAACCGGTCTCGAGGGACTGCAGGACGGCGAGGCCAACGCCTCCTGGTTCGCGCAGTCGTCCGGCCTGGCCGAGGACGCCAACGGCAGCATCTGGATCGCCGATTCGGAGACCTCCGCGCTGCGCGTCCTGTCCTTCCCCGAGTCGGGACACGTGCAGGTGACGACGGCGATCGGCACCGGACTCTTCGACTTCGGCTTCCGCGACGGCGACGCCGCGCAGGCCCGCCTCCAGCACCCTCTCGGCGTGACCGTGCTGCCCGACGGCTCGGTTGCCGTGGCCGACACCTACAACGGTGCCGTCCGCCGCTACGACCCGGCCACCCGCACCGTCTCCACCCTGACCCGCGGCCTGTCCGAACCGTCCGACGTCCTGGTCGACGCCTCCGGCGTGGCCAGCGGCGGCGAACCGCTGCTGATCGTGGTCGAGGCCAACAAGCACCAGCTGGTCCGCATCCCGATCCCCAAGGACGCTCTCACCGTCGACGAGGGCGCCTCCCAGACGCAGCGGCCCAAGACCGAGGTCTCGGCGGGCCCGCTGGCCCTCACCGTCCGGTTCGCGGCGCCGAAGGGACAGAAGCTCGACGACCGGTGGGGCGATCCCACCCAGCTGAAAATCTCCGCCTCGCCGGAGAACCTGCTGGTCTCCGGCGGCGGCACCTCGGTCGGCCTCGTGCGCGAGCTCGTGCTTTCGCCCGACATCCCCGAAGGCGTCCTGCACATCACCGCCCGCGCCGCGGCCTGCGACGGCGAGCCCGGCGGCGAGATCCCGGATCACGCCGCCTGCCACCTGTACCAGCAAGACTGGGGCATCCCCGTCGTCCTCGGCAGCGGCTCCGGCGAGCTGACCCTGGACCTCCGCGGCCTCGACTAA